In Solanum pennellii chromosome 3, SPENNV200, a single window of DNA contains:
- the LOC107012809 gene encoding NAC domain-containing protein 100 → MMENFSASVKMDDQQQMELPPGFRFHPTDEELITHYLSKKVVDMNFSAIAIGDVDMNKIEPWELPWKAKIGEKEWYFFCVRDKKYPTGLRTNRATAAGYWKATGKDKEIFRGRSLVGMKKTLVFYRGRAPRGEKTNWVTHEYRLEGRLSLNNLPKTVKNDWVICRVFQKTTGGKKIHISGLVRANSDENEMVNSVLPPLTDSSPSHVHCFSNYVTTQKNQENNMINSFNNSPNFPLLSNSIDIFQRNSLPNSFTWNQNVPLQHNFPQPGSFPIQDPATLRNLLENYGQNIQHQSFKKETDMISVSQETGISTDRNTEITSAQQDLDCFWTY, encoded by the exons ATGATGGAGAATTTTTCTGCAAGTGTTAAGATGGATGATCAACAGCAGATGGAACTTCCTCCGGGATTTCGCTTTCATCCTACTGATGAAGAGCTAATTACTCATTATTTGTCTAAGAAAGTTGTTGATATGAATTTCTCTGCTATTGCTATTGGAGATGTTGACATGAACAAAATTGAACCTTGGGAGCTTCCAT GGAAGGCGAAAATTGGGGAAAAAGAATGGTACTTTTTTTGTGTGAGAGACAAGAAGTATCCAACTGGTTTGAGGACAAACAGGGCAACTGCTGCAGGTTATTGGAAAGCTACAGGAAAAGACAAGGAGATTTTTAGAGGAAGATCTCTTGTTGGGATGAAGAAAACTTTGGTTTTTTACAGAGGAAGAGCTCCAAGAGGTGAAAAAACAAATTGGGTAACTCATGAATATAGATTAGAAGGAAGATTATCACTAAACAATCTTCCTAAAACAGTAAAG AATGATTGGGTGATTTGCAgagtatttcaaaaaacaactggtggaaaaaaaattcacatttcaggGCTTGTGAGAGCTAATTCTGATGAAAATGAAATGGTCAATTCCGTTTTGCCACCATTGACAGATTCATCGCCTAGCCACGTGCACTGCTTCTCCAATTATGTTACTACTCAAAAGAATCAAGAAAACAACATGATCAATTCCTTCAACAATTCACCTAATTTCCCTCTTCTCTCGAATTCCATCGACATTTTCCAAAGAAACTCTCTTCCGAATTCGTTCACCTGGAACCAAAATGTCCCTCTTCAACACAATTTTCCTCAGCCAGGTTCATTTCCTATACAAGATCCCGCAACGCTAAGGAATTTGCTTGAAAATTACGGACAGAACATTCAACATCAGAGTTTCAAAAAGGAGACAGACATGATCAGTGTATCCCAAGAAACAGGTATAAGCACTGATAGGAACACTGAAATTACATCAGCTCAACAAGATCTTGATTGCTTCTGGACTTACTGA
- the LOC107012527 gene encoding thioredoxin-like 1-2, chloroplastic codes for MACLLKTGFSVNSSIGALQVTDLTPNEFMGNSLDVSNQKIGFSHLNVKPPRPMSISAQASICVSKALRWWDKTLKPNMVEIHSAKELADSLLIAGDRLVIIDFYSPGCGGCRTLHPKICQLAESNPDAIFLKVNYEELKSMCHALRIHVLPFFRFYRGAEGKLCSFSCTNATIKKFKDALGRYGTERCSLGPAKGLDESELLALASIGQLSRNDDYDYPVKKEYVDLTDNKNLGLKESAELLMA; via the exons ATGGCTTGTTTATTGAAAACTGGGTTTTCTGTTAACTCTTCAATTGGGGCTCTGCAAGTTACAGATTTGACACCAAATGAATTTATGGGCAATTCTTTGGATGTATCAAATCAGAAGATTGGTTTTAGCCATTTGAATGTTAAACCTCCAAGACCCATGTCAATCAGT GCACAAGCTTCAATTTGTGTAAGCAAAGCTTTAAGATGGTGGGACAAAACCCTTAAACCTAACATGGTAGAAATTCATTCAGCTAAAGAACTGGCTGATTCATTGTTAATTGCTGGTGACAGATTAGTTATAATTGACTTTTATTCCCCTGGTTGTGGAGGTTGCAGAACTTTACACCCTAAG ATATGTCAACTGGCTGAATCAAACCCAGATGCCATTTTTCTCAAAGTAAACTATGAAGAACTCAAATCCATGTGTCATGCTCTTAGGATACATGTTTTACCTTTCTTCAGATTTTACAGAGGTGCAGAAGGCAAACTCTGTAGCTTTAGCTGTACCAATGCAACT attaaaaaattcaaagatGCATTAGGAAGGTATGGGACTGAAAGGTGTAGTCTTGGTCCAGCAAAAGGGCTTGATGAATCTGAGTTGTTAGCTTTAGCTTCAATAGGTCAATTATCAAgaaatgatgattatgattatcCAGTGAAGAAAGAATATGTGGATTTGACTGATAATAAAAATTTGGGGCTAAAAGAAAGTGCTGAATTGTTGATGGCTTAA
- the LOC107012177 gene encoding uncharacterized endoplasmic reticulum membrane protein C16E8.02 isoform X1 → MEIFDLEKQFAFYGAYHSNPVNVLIHMVFVWPILFTALILFEFTPSLFNLPPIQLCEHSSLVLNYGFLFTLGYALFYVCLDKKAGSLAALLCFICWVSSGMVARQLGFSLAWKVVLAAQLFCWTGQFIGHGVFEKRAPALLDNLAQAFLMAPFFVLLEALQSLIGYEPYPGFHSKVKATIDAEIKEWQEKKQKKIS, encoded by the exons ATGGAAATATTTGACTTGGAGAAACAATTTGCATTCTATGGAGCTTACCATAGCAACCCAGTGAATGTATTGATTCACATGGTGTTTGTGTGGCCTATCTTGTTCACTGCTCTTATTCTTTTCGAATTTACGCCCTCACTTTTCAATTTACCGCCGATTCAGCTTTGTGAGCACAGTTCATTGGTCCTTAATTATGGGTTTTTGTTTACTTTGGGGTATGCACTGTTCTACGTGTGTTTGGACAAGAAAGCTGGCTCATTGGCTGCTTTGCTATGTTTCATTTGTTGGGTTTCCAGTGGTATGGTTGCTCGTCAATTGGGGTTCTCTCTCGCTTGGAAG GTTGTTCTAGCAGCTCAATTGTTCTGCTGGACTGGACAGTTTATAGGTCATGGAGTGTTTGAG AAGCGAGCACCTGCCCTTCTGGACAATCTTGCACAAGCTTTCCTTATGGCACCATTCTTTGTTCTCCTTGAG GCCCTCCAATCTCTTATTGGCTATGAACCATACCCTGGGTTTCATTCAAAAGTGAAAGCAACAATTGATGCTGAAATCAAAGAATGGCAGGAGAAGAAACAGAAAAAGATATCTTAA
- the LOC107012177 gene encoding uncharacterized endoplasmic reticulum membrane protein C16E8.02 isoform X2, producing the protein MEIFDLEKQFAFYGAYHSNPVNVLIHMVFVWPILFTALILFEFTPSLFNLPPIQLCEHSSLVLNYGFLFTLGYALFYVCLDKKAGSLAALLCFICWVSSGMVARQLGFSLAWKKRAPALLDNLAQAFLMAPFFVLLEALQSLIGYEPYPGFHSKVKATIDAEIKEWQEKKQKKIS; encoded by the exons ATGGAAATATTTGACTTGGAGAAACAATTTGCATTCTATGGAGCTTACCATAGCAACCCAGTGAATGTATTGATTCACATGGTGTTTGTGTGGCCTATCTTGTTCACTGCTCTTATTCTTTTCGAATTTACGCCCTCACTTTTCAATTTACCGCCGATTCAGCTTTGTGAGCACAGTTCATTGGTCCTTAATTATGGGTTTTTGTTTACTTTGGGGTATGCACTGTTCTACGTGTGTTTGGACAAGAAAGCTGGCTCATTGGCTGCTTTGCTATGTTTCATTTGTTGGGTTTCCAGTGGTATGGTTGCTCGTCAATTGGGGTTCTCTCTCGCTTGGAAG AAGCGAGCACCTGCCCTTCTGGACAATCTTGCACAAGCTTTCCTTATGGCACCATTCTTTGTTCTCCTTGAG GCCCTCCAATCTCTTATTGGCTATGAACCATACCCTGGGTTTCATTCAAAAGTGAAAGCAACAATTGATGCTGAAATCAAAGAATGGCAGGAGAAGAAACAGAAAAAGATATCTTAA